From the Acidilutibacter cellobiosedens genome, one window contains:
- a CDS encoding GNAT family N-acetyltransferase, whose translation MFDYKTLENTNIEMLYKGFLGAFSDYQVEIDLSLFDFCQLLQRRGYVPGISIGAFKDEELAGFVLNGLRNWRGEQTVYDIGTGVIREYRKQGITNNMLLKVKELFNKKDVSRYLLEVIQSNTSAVRIYKKQGFKIIRNLLCFELDNKDEYDHSMAYKVEHVNRIKSNEWKLMTSFWDFIPSWQNSIDSINAVSDTFVYSVVRVNNTKIGYGIVSKKTGDIPQIAVDKNYRHKGIGRSIITDLLKNTESQKIRIFNIDEDSESMTNFIFKSGFKYKVGQYEMALKL comes from the coding sequence ATGTTTGATTATAAAACCCTTGAAAATACAAATATTGAAATGCTTTATAAGGGATTTTTAGGGGCATTTTCCGATTATCAAGTTGAAATAGATTTGTCGCTTTTTGATTTTTGCCAATTGTTGCAAAGAAGAGGTTATGTTCCTGGGATTTCGATAGGTGCGTTTAAAGATGAGGAACTGGCAGGTTTTGTTTTGAATGGGCTGAGAAACTGGAGAGGAGAGCAAACTGTCTATGATATAGGAACAGGTGTTATAAGAGAATATAGAAAACAAGGGATAACGAATAATATGCTTCTAAAGGTTAAAGAGTTGTTTAACAAAAAAGATGTGAGCCGATACCTTCTTGAAGTAATCCAATCAAATACGTCAGCAGTACGGATTTATAAAAAACAAGGATTTAAGATTATAAGAAATTTGTTGTGTTTTGAATTGGATAATAAGGATGAGTATGATCATAGTATGGCTTATAAGGTTGAACATGTCAATAGAATTAAATCTAACGAATGGAAATTGATGACGAGTTTTTGGGATTTTATACCATCATGGCAGAATTCTATAGATTCAATCAATGCTGTTTCCGATACATTCGTGTATTCCGTTGTTCGTGTTAATAACACAAAGATAGGTTATGGAATTGTTAGTAAAAAGACAGGAGATATTCCTCAAATAGCAGTAGACAAGAATTATAGACATAAGGGGATTGGAAGAAGTATCATTACGGATTTATTAAAAAATACGGAATCACAAAAAATTAGAATTTTTAATATAGATGAAGATTCTGAATCCATGACCAACTTTATATTTAAATCGGGATTTAAATATAAAGTTGGTCAATATGAAATGGCTTTGAAATTGTAA
- a CDS encoding GNAT family N-acetyltransferase — protein sequence MKKRKFEFLLGMNRIVRPLYEGLKDYKEIEEYSEGSYFINKNFKPFILNDLNFRDIRGVDSKDVVDFVLNARINGFNQIQTRESIKNTLIQREEEEDFIIGERNGKIVAQACIQTYTPKINQIGGVYTVQDERNKGYCKAIVSEICRRIVERGKLPTLSVVKNNLPAVKAYTSLGFKNYDDYLLVRYKQSVI from the coding sequence ATGAAAAAGAGGAAGTTTGAGTTTTTATTGGGAATGAACAGGATTGTAAGGCCTTTATATGAAGGACTCAAAGATTATAAAGAGATTGAGGAATATAGTGAAGGTTCGTATTTTATAAATAAGAATTTTAAACCCTTTATATTAAATGATTTAAATTTTAGAGATATAAGGGGAGTGGATAGTAAAGACGTAGTAGATTTTGTGTTGAATGCTCGCATAAATGGATTCAACCAAATTCAGACGAGAGAAAGCATTAAAAACACATTAATCCAAAGAGAAGAGGAAGAAGATTTTATCATTGGGGAAAGAAACGGTAAAATTGTAGCTCAGGCGTGTATCCAGACTTATACTCCTAAGATTAATCAAATCGGAGGTGTTTATACAGTTCAGGATGAAAGAAATAAGGGATATTGTAAAGCAATTGTATCGGAAATATGCAGAAGGATAGTTGAGAGGGGAAAATTGCCGACTCTTTCTGTTGTAAAGAACAATTTACCTGCTGTCAAAGCTTACACTTCATTGGGATTTAAAAATTATGATGACTATCTCCTTGTTAGGTACAAGCAATCGGTTATATAA
- a CDS encoding AI-2E family transporter, translating to MKINWNRNYTTISVYSFIVICCSIIFYLIISRISSLRVHVSNAVSVLQPFIIGLTIGYLLNFILKFYEKKVLTLGTLNKLKQKNKRRIGILLTYVTTLLMLYLFMNFILPQLSASIVGLINNIPYYIDKGDELLNNLVSRLNIREEYLDFAVEKWNEFVNYINNVSDDLVPMLGNLFKTAISGIWNIILGLIISIYVLIDKERFFALGKKIVYSLFSKTGAMEILKLFYRSNNIFNRFIGGKILDAFIIGIITFIVLTIFKMPYAVLISFTVGITNVIPFFGPFLGAIPSFIIIFFVSPIKALWFLLIILIIQQTDANLIEPKILGDSLGISAFWILFSILVMGKAFGIVGMIIGVPLFTIIYSIIKDIIEERLKKKDMPTETSHYL from the coding sequence TTGAAAATAAATTGGAATAGAAATTATACTACAATATCCGTGTATTCTTTTATAGTAATCTGTTGTAGTATTATATTTTACCTTATAATATCACGGATAAGTTCGCTTAGAGTTCATGTATCAAATGCTGTATCAGTGCTTCAGCCGTTTATTATAGGTTTGACGATCGGCTACCTTTTGAATTTTATATTAAAATTTTATGAAAAAAAAGTATTAACCCTTGGAACTTTAAATAAACTGAAACAAAAAAATAAAAGAAGGATAGGTATTTTGCTTACCTATGTTACTACTCTATTGATGTTATATTTATTTATGAATTTTATACTGCCTCAGTTGTCTGCCAGCATTGTAGGTTTAATAAACAATATTCCTTATTATATTGACAAAGGAGACGAGTTATTAAATAATTTAGTCTCACGCTTAAATATAAGAGAGGAATATTTAGATTTCGCAGTTGAAAAATGGAATGAATTTGTAAATTATATTAATAATGTTTCCGACGATTTGGTTCCTATGTTGGGCAATTTATTTAAAACAGCAATATCCGGTATTTGGAATATAATTTTAGGATTGATTATCTCCATTTATGTTTTAATTGATAAGGAAAGGTTTTTTGCTTTAGGGAAAAAAATAGTTTATTCCTTATTTTCAAAAACGGGAGCAATGGAAATCTTAAAGTTATTTTATAGAAGCAATAATATATTTAACAGATTTATAGGCGGAAAGATATTAGATGCATTTATTATAGGAATAATAACATTTATTGTTTTAACAATATTTAAAATGCCTTATGCTGTGTTGATTTCATTTACGGTAGGGATTACAAATGTTATTCCGTTTTTTGGCCCATTTCTTGGGGCTATTCCATCTTTTATAATAATATTTTTTGTTTCGCCAATAAAAGCGCTATGGTTTTTACTTATTATATTAATAATACAACAAACAGATGCCAATCTTATAGAACCTAAAATTTTGGGGGATTCTCTTGGAATATCGGCTTTTTGGATTTTGTTTTCCATTTTGGTAATGGGAAAGGCATTTGGAATAGTAGGAATGATTATAGGAGTTCCTTTATTTACAATAATTTATTCTATAATTAAGGATATTATTGAAGAAAGATTAAAGAAAAAAGATATGCCCACTGAAACATCGCATTACTTATAA
- a CDS encoding methyl-accepting chemotaxis protein: protein MGKKFKIKYKLLVSFILIALFIVIIGCVGINSIYQDNLRLAMIILTGFGIILCIILGFMLNKDIVAPMILTSKHLKIVSNGDFTYHVPKKYLDRKDEVGDIANSVETMQKGLIRIIKDIVDTSGNLSSLSEELSSSVEEIAAKIETINGSTSEIVKGVQDSSSSAQEITASVEEVNASISQLSDRAVEGNNHASDIKEKALNVQKEAKKSVDSTKQMNEEKKKAILKAIEDGRVVDKIKIMADTISSISSKTNLLALNASIEAARAGEHGKGFAVVAEEIGKLAEQSAQSVSDIYDTVEIVKNAFINLSNNGSEILKFMEENINLHLNSFAETGRQYYEDAGFLSEISEEVASMTEEINATVEQVSEAIQVMANTSQKVSEDTHEIEDSISDSSQGVEEVAQVAQEQAELAQKLNEMVRKFKMD, encoded by the coding sequence ATGGGCAAGAAGTTTAAAATTAAGTATAAATTATTGGTATCATTTATACTTATAGCTTTATTTATTGTAATAATCGGTTGTGTGGGAATTAATAGTATTTATCAGGACAATTTAAGACTTGCAATGATAATATTGACGGGCTTTGGAATTATTCTTTGTATTATACTCGGTTTTATGCTAAATAAAGATATTGTGGCTCCTATGATTCTCACCTCTAAACATTTAAAGATTGTTTCAAATGGAGATTTTACATATCATGTGCCTAAAAAGTATTTGGACAGAAAGGATGAAGTAGGCGATATAGCAAATTCTGTGGAAACGATGCAAAAAGGGTTAATCAGAATAATTAAAGATATTGTGGATACCTCAGGGAATTTAAGTTCGCTAAGTGAGGAACTTTCTTCATCTGTAGAAGAGATTGCAGCAAAGATTGAGACAATAAACGGTTCCACCTCGGAAATAGTAAAAGGTGTTCAAGATTCCAGCTCTTCGGCACAAGAGATAACTGCGTCCGTAGAAGAAGTGAATGCAAGTATTTCACAGCTTTCAGACAGAGCAGTTGAAGGAAATAATCATGCGAGTGACATAAAAGAAAAGGCTTTAAATGTTCAGAAAGAGGCTAAGAAATCCGTAGATAGTACGAAACAAATGAATGAAGAGAAAAAGAAAGCTATTTTAAAAGCAATAGAAGATGGAAGGGTAGTAGATAAAATAAAAATAATGGCAGATACTATTTCAAGTATCTCATCAAAGACTAACCTTCTTGCATTGAATGCATCTATAGAAGCAGCAAGAGCTGGAGAACATGGAAAAGGGTTTGCGGTAGTAGCGGAAGAGATAGGGAAGCTTGCGGAACAGTCTGCACAATCGGTATCGGATATATATGATACTGTGGAAATAGTTAAGAATGCTTTTATTAACTTATCTAACAATGGAAGTGAAATATTAAAATTCATGGAAGAAAACATAAATTTGCATTTAAATTCTTTTGCAGAAACAGGAAGACAATATTATGAAGATGCGGGTTTCTTAAGTGAAATATCAGAAGAAGTTGCTTCTATGACTGAAGAAATTAATGCAACGGTAGAACAAGTAAGTGAAGCTATCCAAGTTATGGCAAATACATCTCAAAAAGTATCGGAGGATACACACGAAATAGAAGACAGTATAAGTGATTCTTCCCAAGGAGTTGAAGAGGTTGCTCAAGTTGCTCAAGAGCAAGCGGAACTTGCACAGAAACTTAATGAAATGGTTAGAAAATTTAAAATGGATTAA
- a CDS encoding tyrosine-type recombinase/integrase, which translates to MEQNYNRRIKYLTQQETRNLFMEISNLKNIHNTRNLAIFRIAYRCALRASEIALIRLQDYNAGKGELYCKRLKGSCNNTIRLDSKTKAALDKYISEANISSNSEVLFKSQKNKPISRQTLDYLMKKYCMLAKIDDKSKHHFHTLKHTAAVHLAESDMDIKELQWWLGHKSVSNTEIYFQFTTKQQEKMYAKLEKNSEMV; encoded by the coding sequence ATGGAGCAAAATTACAATAGACGAATAAAATATCTGACACAACAAGAAACAAGAAACCTTTTCATGGAAATCAGCAACTTAAAAAACATTCATAACACAAGAAATTTGGCAATATTTAGGATTGCATACAGGTGTGCACTGAGAGCATCGGAAATAGCCCTAATAAGACTGCAAGACTATAATGCTGGGAAAGGGGAACTTTACTGTAAAAGGCTTAAAGGTAGCTGCAATAATACAATACGGCTTGATAGTAAAACAAAAGCAGCTTTAGACAAATATATAAGTGAAGCGAATATATCGTCTAACTCCGAAGTGCTTTTCAAAAGCCAAAAAAATAAACCCATTTCGAGGCAAACTCTTGATTACTTAATGAAAAAATATTGTATGCTTGCTAAAATCGACGATAAAAGCAAACATCACTTTCATACCCTGAAACATACTGCGGCAGTTCACCTGGCCGAATCAGATATGGACATAAAGGAACTCCAGTGGTGGCTTGGTCATAAGTCCGTTTCAAATACAGAAATCTACTTTCAATTTACTACAAAGCAACAAGAAAAAATGTACGCAAAACTTGAAAAAAACAGCGAAATGGTTTAA